One region of Nitrospinaceae bacterium genomic DNA includes:
- a CDS encoding aureobasidin A resistance protein produces MPEVDQIQDRAIQTNLRTGWTTAALSEQWLGWWHSRSPLQKLLPFALMICFWLLHAALGGFRADHLVVALLALAYYAGPRTQSLYLFFLPFTLYLILYDSQSYYADLIRGEVRVTEPYQFDKTFFGIETSEGRLLPSEWLQKHTHPALDIITSLAYLTFIPVCLTMALYFRFFLGSRKNSSLDKETIKTKTHALMWGMFWLNILCCSTYFWYPAAPPWYVEQYGFGPVQLDAAPSAAGALRFDAYFGISLFADFYAKCPNVFGAIPSGHVAFPLLCVYFAFKLKSLRVFSLAFYLLISFSAVYLNHHYIIDLIWGSAYGLLVGWAMDTYYRSRSAA; encoded by the coding sequence ATGCCGGAAGTCGATCAAATTCAAGACCGTGCAATACAGACAAACCTGCGAACCGGCTGGACCACCGCCGCGCTGTCAGAACAATGGCTCGGATGGTGGCATTCCCGGTCTCCACTGCAAAAACTGTTGCCTTTCGCTCTGATGATATGCTTCTGGCTGCTTCATGCGGCCCTGGGCGGTTTTCGAGCCGATCACCTGGTCGTGGCCTTGCTTGCTCTGGCTTATTATGCAGGGCCACGGACGCAAAGCCTTTATCTTTTCTTCCTGCCGTTCACATTATATTTAATTCTGTATGACAGCCAGAGTTACTACGCAGATTTGATTCGGGGGGAAGTCCGGGTTACGGAACCTTATCAGTTTGACAAAACGTTTTTCGGAATTGAAACTTCCGAAGGACGACTTCTGCCCAGCGAATGGCTGCAAAAGCACACGCACCCTGCCCTGGACATAATTACCAGTCTTGCTTACCTGACTTTTATTCCGGTTTGTCTGACGATGGCGCTCTATTTTCGCTTTTTTCTCGGGTCGAGAAAAAATTCCAGTTTAGATAAAGAAACCATCAAAACCAAGACCCATGCTTTGATGTGGGGCATGTTCTGGTTGAACATATTATGCTGTTCCACCTATTTCTGGTATCCCGCCGCTCCACCTTGGTATGTCGAGCAATACGGATTTGGCCCCGTACAATTGGACGCGGCCCCCAGTGCCGCCGGCGCTCTGCGCTTTGATGCGTATTTCGGCATCAGTTTATTCGCGGACTTTTACGCCAAGTGCCCCAATGTGTTTGGCGCCATTCCCTCCGGCCACGTTGCCTTTCCCCTCCTTTGCGTTTATTTCGCTTTTAAATTAAAATCATTGCGCGTTTTTTCTCTGGCATTTTACCTGCTGATCAGCTTTTCCGCGGTTTACCTCAATCACCACTACATCATTGATCTCATTTGGGGGTCCGCCTATGGCTTGTTGGTCGGGTGGGCGATGGACACGTATTACCGATCCAGGTCGGCCGCTTAA
- a CDS encoding N-acetylglucosaminyl-phosphatidylinositol biosynthetic protein: protein MTDSEPVPSGKFKIALICDWFLPNMGGTEIHLRDLADRLAQNGHEVHVITPYPGSEDGERFRIHRLQVPLLPLVHLVYTASAFSQIKTILKSEAFDVVHCHANIISPTSYGSLYLCKKLGIPAVMTWDSILGPYRWGLALLDRIFGWSKWLVKFSGVSEVVVQDVRSLVKNKQVAVLHNALDVVEWKVMPAKKDSNELWIVSVMRLYRKKRGDALIGILPDVLERIPPNICVKLKIIGKGPKRNSLEVQIKRLGLENIVELTGYKTRDEIKEQFSRTDIYIQPTRWESFGLAALEARCAGLPVIAKSKGGVKGFIRHGQEGLLAKSDQELADHLVRLINDADFRESIARHNREVTPPLDWKQALSEHEAVYREAIGLIKALAGEKAKGK, encoded by the coding sequence ATGACCGATTCCGAGCCCGTTCCTTCCGGTAAATTCAAAATTGCTTTGATTTGTGACTGGTTTTTGCCAAACATGGGCGGCACTGAAATTCACCTGCGGGATTTGGCGGACCGGCTGGCGCAAAACGGGCACGAAGTGCATGTCATCACCCCTTATCCGGGGAGTGAGGACGGCGAACGATTTCGAATACATCGCTTGCAGGTTCCGTTATTGCCCCTGGTTCATCTGGTTTACACTGCCAGCGCCTTCAGCCAAATAAAAACCATTCTTAAAAGCGAAGCGTTTGATGTCGTTCATTGCCACGCCAATATCATTTCCCCCACCTCTTACGGAAGCCTTTACCTGTGTAAAAAGCTGGGCATTCCCGCAGTGATGACCTGGGATTCCATTCTGGGTCCCTACCGCTGGGGGTTGGCGTTATTGGATCGGATTTTTGGATGGTCCAAATGGCTGGTTAAGTTTTCCGGAGTCAGCGAGGTAGTAGTCCAAGACGTCCGATCCCTGGTGAAAAATAAGCAGGTCGCGGTGCTTCACAATGCCCTGGATGTGGTCGAATGGAAAGTGATGCCTGCTAAAAAAGATTCCAATGAGCTGTGGATTGTCTCCGTGATGCGATTGTATCGAAAAAAACGCGGAGACGCGCTGATTGGCATCCTGCCCGACGTTCTGGAACGCATTCCCCCGAATATTTGCGTGAAACTGAAAATCATCGGCAAAGGCCCCAAACGGAACAGCCTGGAAGTGCAGATAAAACGTCTGGGCCTGGAAAATATAGTGGAACTGACGGGCTACAAAACACGCGATGAAATAAAAGAGCAATTTTCCCGCACCGATATTTATATTCAACCGACGCGCTGGGAATCCTTTGGCCTTGCGGCTCTGGAAGCCCGTTGCGCCGGTTTGCCCGTGATCGCCAAGAGCAAAGGAGGCGTTAAAGGATTCATTCGGCACGGTCAGGAAGGGCTTCTGGCGAAGTCCGACCAAGAACTTGCCGATCATCTGGTTCGCCTGATCAACGATGCAGATTTTAGGGAATCGATTGCCCGCCATAACCGTGAGGTCACCCCGCCTCTGGATTGGAAGCAGGCGTTGTCCGAACACGAAGCGGTGTATCGTGAAGCCATTGGACTGATAAAGGCTTTGGCTGGAGAAAAGGCTAAAGGAAAATGA
- a CDS encoding polysaccharide deacetylase, whose amino-acid sequence MDPLLSMLQEENVPATFFTTGQVAEMYPEKAEKLVSLGHELGSHGFSHKDFTTLDKASAHKDIKKSVDALRQFASVTSFRAPYLKFPDTYLDLLHEEGFHLDSSQAKYKLSYYRKSYASPLRRIPVSMSSSHLRLPEWIRMPYLNALASPVVLYVHPWEFVDWRKTNLRFDCRFKTGPIALDCLRSALRHFKQKNAQFFRMTEL is encoded by the coding sequence ATGGACCCGCTTCTCAGTATGCTCCAGGAGGAAAATGTCCCGGCCACCTTTTTCACAACGGGACAAGTCGCTGAAATGTACCCTGAAAAGGCTGAGAAACTGGTTTCTTTGGGACATGAACTGGGGAGTCACGGTTTTTCCCACAAAGACTTCACCACTCTCGATAAAGCGAGCGCCCATAAGGACATTAAAAAATCCGTCGACGCCCTTCGGCAGTTTGCTTCCGTAACTTCCTTCCGCGCGCCTTATCTGAAATTCCCGGACACCTATCTGGATTTGTTGCACGAAGAAGGTTTTCATCTCGACTCGTCACAGGCTAAATACAAGCTTTCTTATTATCGAAAATCCTATGCAAGCCCGCTCAGGCGGATTCCGGTTTCCATGTCTTCCTCCCACCTTCGCCTGCCGGAATGGATTCGCATGCCCTACTTGAATGCTTTGGCGAGTCCTGTGGTCTTATACGTTCATCCCTGGGAGTTTGTCGACTGGCGAAAGACCAATTTGCGATTCGACTGCAGGTTCAAAACAGGGCCAATCGCTTTGGATTGTCTGCGTTCCGCGTTGAGGCATTTTAAACAAAAAAATGCCCAGTTTTTCAGGATGACGGAGCTCTGA